One window of Peptococcaceae bacterium genomic DNA carries:
- the cbiB gene encoding adenosylcobinamide-phosphate synthase CbiB, with product MSVYIFSGFVLDLLLGDPAWIPHPVRLLGKLISRLEAVIRSLVPRGGRGLKAAGVILALVTVGFAYGATWVLLQLALAISPWLYAAGSVLFIYFALAARSLADEAGKVYRALEEGDCRLARRRLSHIVGRDTGNLDEEGIIRAAVETVAENTVDGVIAPLFYIFLGGPALGMAYKAVNTLDSMVGYLNERYRDLGWASARLDDLANWLPARITGLLMPIAGGAWGKDARRAFRIYRRDRLKHKSPNSGHPEAVMAGLLGVRLGGTNYYGGQAVEKPVIGDAVKPLEPADILEASRIMKTTAVLGILFFYAVALKFGFR from the coding sequence ATGAGCGTTTACATTTTTTCCGGCTTCGTGCTAGACCTGCTGCTGGGCGATCCGGCCTGGATTCCCCACCCGGTGAGGCTTTTGGGAAAGCTTATCAGCCGGCTGGAGGCAGTGATCCGCAGCCTGGTTCCGAGGGGCGGCAGGGGTCTGAAAGCGGCCGGCGTTATCCTGGCCCTCGTTACGGTGGGCTTCGCCTACGGAGCCACCTGGGTCCTTCTGCAGCTGGCCCTGGCCATATCTCCCTGGCTGTATGCCGCCGGCAGCGTGCTTTTCATCTACTTTGCCCTGGCGGCGCGTTCCCTGGCCGACGAGGCGGGTAAGGTTTACCGGGCCCTGGAGGAAGGCGATTGCCGGCTGGCCCGGAGAAGGCTCTCGCACATTGTGGGCAGGGACACCGGAAACCTGGACGAAGAGGGAATAATCCGGGCGGCGGTGGAAACAGTGGCTGAAAACACGGTGGACGGGGTAATCGCTCCCCTTTTCTACATCTTCCTTGGAGGACCGGCCCTGGGTATGGCCTACAAGGCGGTGAACACCCTGGATTCCATGGTCGGCTACCTGAATGAACGGTACAGGGATTTGGGCTGGGCTTCAGCCAGGCTTGACGACCTGGCCAACTGGCTGCCGGCCAGGATTACCGGGCTGCTCATGCCCATCGCCGGCGGAGCCTGGGGCAAGGATGCCAGGAGGGCTTTCAGGATATACCGGCGCGACAGGCTGAAGCACAAAAGCCCCAATTCAGGTCACCCGGAGGCCGTGATGGCCGGCCTTCTGGGGGTCAGGCTGGGCGGCACCAATTATTACGGCGGGCAGGCCGTGGAGAAGCCGGTTATCGGAGACGCCGTTAAACCGCTGGAACCGGCCGACATCCTTGAGGCTTCCAGGATCATGAAAACAACGGCTGTTTTAGGGATACTGTTTTTTTACGCGGTTGCCCTCAAATTCGGTTTCCGCTAG
- a CDS encoding cobyric acid synthase translates to MTARAIMIQGTGSSVGKSLLVTALCRIFKQDGYRVAPFKAQNMALNSYITVWGEEMGRAQVVQAEACGIPPSALMNPILLKPTSDKGAQVICLGRVYKNMAAGEYHHYKPELKEMVLGAYRRLAGQYEIIVIEGAGSPAEINLREADLVNMGMAEMAGAPVILVGDIDRGGVFAWLAGTMLLLTESEKARVKGIIINKFRGDEEILKPGLKMLEDIVKVPVLGVVPYLDHNIDDEDSVTEEFYRREAGEEREISVEVLHLPYMSNFTDFNVLRHFPDVSLRYINRGGMLGKPDLLLIPGSKNTLADLLYLRESGMERQILDYHERGGLIIGICGGYQMLGKTLRDPHFTESTLGEIEGMGLLDMSTVIEKDKTTAQAEAVVVRDDAALLEGLRGQTLEGYEIHMGISAFGPAARPFTKITKRSGKDAGVMDGVTNREGTVFGTYLHGIFDNTAFTRKLVNNVRKIKGLPPVPAIPPSRRELKEREYDRLADVVRRSLDMRALYAVWGKGNED, encoded by the coding sequence ATGACTGCCAGGGCGATCATGATCCAGGGCACCGGCTCGTCGGTGGGCAAAAGCCTCCTGGTGACGGCGCTGTGCCGCATTTTCAAGCAGGACGGTTACAGGGTGGCTCCTTTTAAGGCCCAGAACATGGCCCTCAATTCCTATATCACGGTCTGGGGGGAAGAAATGGGCAGGGCGCAGGTCGTGCAGGCCGAAGCCTGCGGCATACCACCTTCGGCCCTGATGAACCCCATCCTGCTCAAACCTACCAGCGATAAAGGCGCGCAGGTCATCTGCCTGGGGCGTGTTTATAAAAATATGGCCGCCGGCGAGTACCACCATTACAAGCCGGAGCTGAAAGAGATGGTTCTTGGTGCCTACCGCCGGCTGGCCGGGCAGTACGAGATCATCGTCATCGAAGGGGCCGGCAGCCCGGCCGAGATCAATCTTCGCGAGGCGGACCTGGTCAACATGGGAATGGCCGAAATGGCCGGCGCCCCGGTAATCCTGGTGGGCGACATCGACCGGGGCGGGGTCTTCGCCTGGCTGGCCGGGACCATGCTGTTGCTGACGGAAAGTGAAAAGGCCAGGGTCAAGGGCATAATCATCAACAAGTTCCGGGGCGATGAGGAAATCCTCAAACCGGGGCTCAAAATGCTGGAGGATATTGTCAAAGTGCCCGTGCTGGGCGTGGTGCCTTACCTGGACCACAATATCGACGATGAAGACAGCGTTACGGAAGAATTTTACCGCAGGGAAGCGGGGGAAGAGCGGGAAATCTCGGTGGAAGTGCTCCATCTGCCCTACATGTCGAATTTCACCGATTTCAACGTGCTGCGCCATTTTCCCGACGTGTCGCTGCGTTACATAAACAGGGGCGGGATGCTGGGAAAACCCGACCTCCTGCTCATTCCCGGGAGCAAGAACACCCTGGCCGACCTTCTCTACCTGAGAGAATCGGGCATGGAAAGGCAAATCCTGGACTACCATGAAAGAGGCGGGCTGATCATCGGCATATGCGGGGGCTACCAGATGCTGGGGAAAACGCTGCGGGACCCGCATTTCACCGAATCGACCCTAGGAGAAATTGAAGGGATGGGGCTTTTGGACATGAGCACCGTCATAGAAAAGGATAAGACGACAGCGCAGGCGGAGGCCGTGGTTGTCCGGGATGACGCCGCCTTGCTGGAAGGGCTGCGGGGTCAAACGCTGGAAGGCTATGAAATCCACATGGGAATAAGCGCCTTCGGTCCTGCGGCCCGGCCCTTCACCAAAATAACGAAACGCTCGGGTAAGGATGCCGGCGTAATGGACGGCGTGACAAACAGGGAAGGGACGGTTTTCGGCACTTACCTGCACGGGATTTTCGACAACACCGCATTTACCCGGAAGCTTGTAAACAATGTCCGCAAAATAAAAGGGCTGCCGCCTGTTCCCGCCATCCCTCCCTCCCGCAGGGAATTGAAAGAACGGGAATACGACAGGCTGGCGGACGTTGTCCGGCGGTCCCTGGATATGCGGGCGCTTTACGCCGTTTGGGGAAAGGGGAATGAGGACTGA
- a CDS encoding cobyrinate a,c-diamide synthase translates to MLEVTGLDRKTGYPRLVVAGTQSGVGKTTVSLGLMAALSGRMKVQPYKVGPDYIDTAYHTFITGRKSRNLDGWMLDEEVLAYLFRKNMAGAGIAVIEGVMGLYDGAEAGGGRGSTAQVARLLRAPVVLVVDGSGMAASSAALVRGYRDFDHSLSLAGVIFNRLGGEGHYRLLKEAVEESAGVKVFGYLPQEAEVALPDRHLGLVPSAEVPSLREKIARLAALVEKTVEVDELARLAGGWPLEAPGGSFEAGTPVGREIPVGVALDEAFNFYYWDNLDLLEELGARLEYFSPLHGERFPDGVGGLILGGGFPEVFAPGLEKNEGMRESLKAALSRGLPYLAECGGLMYLLESLVDFTGGEYQMVGWLQGKCRMTSRLQRFGYAELMLQKSCLLGAKGQGIRVHEFHHSAVEGVQAPAAYRLSKKRSGKVVQEWECGYLKGNGVAGYPHLHFYGNASFARKFMAAARDYFNSETTSWRIL, encoded by the coding sequence ATGCTGGAGGTGACCGGCTTGGACAGGAAAACGGGGTATCCCCGGCTGGTTGTTGCCGGGACGCAAAGCGGCGTGGGCAAAACCACCGTGAGCCTCGGCCTGATGGCCGCGCTGTCTGGGAGAATGAAGGTCCAGCCTTACAAGGTGGGGCCGGATTACATCGATACGGCCTATCACACCTTTATCACCGGCCGGAAGTCGCGCAACCTGGACGGCTGGATGCTGGACGAGGAAGTCCTCGCCTACCTGTTCAGGAAAAACATGGCCGGCGCGGGTATAGCCGTCATCGAAGGAGTCATGGGCCTGTACGACGGGGCCGAGGCAGGCGGCGGGAGGGGAAGCACGGCTCAGGTGGCCAGGCTCCTGCGGGCTCCTGTCGTGCTTGTGGTTGACGGCAGCGGCATGGCCGCCAGCAGCGCGGCTTTGGTCAGGGGCTACCGGGATTTTGATCACTCATTGAGCCTGGCCGGGGTGATTTTCAACCGGCTCGGCGGCGAGGGGCATTATAGGCTGCTGAAAGAGGCCGTGGAAGAGAGCGCGGGAGTCAAGGTCTTCGGTTACCTGCCCCAAGAAGCGGAGGTGGCGCTGCCGGACCGCCACTTAGGGCTGGTTCCCAGCGCGGAGGTCCCCTCTCTGCGGGAGAAAATCGCAAGACTGGCAGCCTTGGTGGAGAAAACAGTAGAGGTGGACGAACTTGCCAGGCTGGCCGGGGGATGGCCGTTGGAAGCGCCCGGCGGTTCGTTTGAAGCGGGGACGCCGGTCGGCCGGGAGATACCGGTCGGGGTGGCCCTGGACGAGGCTTTCAACTTCTACTACTGGGATAACCTTGATCTTTTGGAGGAGCTGGGAGCCAGGCTGGAGTATTTCAGCCCCCTGCACGGGGAGAGGTTCCCGGACGGGGTCGGCGGGCTTATCCTGGGCGGGGGGTTCCCCGAGGTTTTCGCCCCTGGCCTGGAGAAGAATGAAGGGATGAGGGAAAGCCTGAAGGCTGCCTTGAGCAGGGGGCTTCCTTACCTGGCTGAGTGCGGGGGATTGATGTACCTGCTTGAGTCCCTGGTGGACTTTACCGGCGGCGAATACCAGATGGTGGGCTGGCTTCAGGGCAAATGCCGCATGACTTCCCGGCTCCAGAGGTTCGGTTATGCCGAACTTATGCTGCAAAAAAGCTGTCTCCTGGGAGCAAAGGGCCAGGGCATCCGCGTCCACGAGTTTCACCATTCCGCGGTGGAAGGGGTCCAGGCCCCCGCCGCTTACCGTCTCAGCAAGAAAAGAAGCGGGAAAGTGGTGCAGGAATGGGAATGCGGCTACCTGAAAGGAAACGGCGTGGCCGGTTACCCGCACCTTCATTTCTATGGCAACGCATCGTTTGCCCGCAAGTTCATGGCGGCGGCGCGCGATTATTTTAACAGCGAAACTACCAGCTGGCGCATTCTTTAA
- the cobI gene encoding precorrin-2 C(20)-methyltransferase: protein MPGVFYGVGVGPGDPELVTVKAARTIREAAVVIAPRAGQKEESMALTIARPYLKDAARVVLLDFPMVGDRELLAESWRRGERTVLAHLERGENVVFLTLGDPMLYGTYSYIYKAVSASGYQVCTIPGITSFSAAASRAGIPLVQGDEVLSIVPAAAGRETLARVLEIPSNLVLMKAHNNLREISGLLEAAGLLDDAVLVSKCGFEDEKIYRNLRELGEKKVSYFSTIIVKRK from the coding sequence ATGCCAGGTGTTTTTTACGGTGTGGGCGTGGGCCCGGGCGACCCGGAACTTGTCACCGTCAAAGCCGCCAGGACGATCAGGGAAGCCGCGGTGGTCATCGCCCCGCGGGCCGGCCAAAAGGAAGAAAGCATGGCTTTGACCATTGCCCGGCCGTATCTTAAAGACGCTGCCAGGGTGGTGCTGCTGGACTTCCCCATGGTCGGGGACCGGGAACTGCTGGCGGAATCTTGGCGGCGCGGTGAACGAACGGTCCTTGCTCACCTGGAGAGGGGCGAAAACGTTGTGTTTTTGACCCTCGGCGATCCCATGCTTTACGGGACATACAGCTACATATACAAGGCTGTTTCCGCTTCCGGGTACCAGGTGTGCACCATACCCGGCATTACCTCGTTCAGCGCTGCAGCCAGCAGGGCCGGTATTCCACTGGTCCAGGGCGATGAGGTCCTGAGCATTGTCCCGGCTGCCGCCGGAAGAGAGACCCTGGCAAGGGTACTGGAAATACCGTCCAACCTTGTCCTGATGAAGGCGCACAACAACCTCCGGGAGATAAGCGGGCTGCTGGAGGCGGCCGGGCTGTTGGACGATGCCGTGCTGGTGAGCAAGTGCGGCTTTGAAGACGAAAAGATATACCGCAACCTGCGGGAACTGGGGGAGAAAAAGGTCAGCTATTTTTCCACCATTATCGTGAAGAGAAAATGA